The following coding sequences lie in one Myxococcus xanthus genomic window:
- a CDS encoding peptidoglycan-binding protein — MLKPGDTVTLPDKEIRQVPCATGRTHTFRLKGIPERFRLRLHEDGAPRTKVPYRLVIGDVTHEGETNEQGLIECGIPPGAREATLEVGGEEYTLSLGTLQPVSTEEGLRARLANLGFLEDEASEEDALSEAVARFQAEYGLMPSGTVDERTRHKLREAHGA; from the coding sequence GTGCTCAAGCCCGGCGACACGGTGACGCTCCCGGACAAGGAAATCCGGCAGGTCCCCTGCGCGACGGGAAGGACGCACACGTTCAGGCTCAAGGGCATCCCGGAACGCTTCCGCCTGCGACTGCATGAGGACGGTGCGCCTCGGACGAAGGTGCCCTACCGGCTCGTCATCGGGGACGTCACCCACGAAGGAGAAACGAACGAGCAGGGTCTCATCGAGTGCGGGATTCCTCCCGGTGCCCGCGAGGCGACGCTGGAGGTCGGCGGCGAGGAGTACACGCTGTCCCTGGGAACGCTCCAACCCGTGTCCACGGAGGAGGGACTGCGAGCGCGCCTGGCGAACCTGGGCTTCCTCGAGGACGAGGCCAGCGAGGAGGACGCGCTCTCCGAGGCGGTCGCGCGCTTCCAGGCCGAATACGGGCTGATGCCCTCCGGCACGGTGGATGAGCGGACCCGGCACAAGCTGCGGGAGGCACACGGTGCCTGA
- a CDS encoding M1 family metallopeptidase, translated as MRSLLPLALAVAVLRCAHAPEAPPAAPVAAAPEWPEPQPTALRLPDSVRPTRYALDLKLLPAEPTFSGSVSIDVDVSEPVRQVWLHGQDMEITQARIEAGGRTLEARAVTASEGRLGLLLPETLAPGKARIHIAFTGKVDRERSQGLYAVEEGGEPYLYTFFEPVDARRAFPCFDEPGFKVPWTLRITAKEDHVALANHPIVSRETLPDGLARVTFAESKPMPSYLVAFVVGPFDVVDAGTAGRNAAPLRFIVPRGRGAETAYAASVTPRIVTLIEDYFDMPYPYEKLDVAVVPRYWGTMEHPGLVALGQPLTLIRPGEETLARRKWYVNIANHELGHYWFGNIVTCQWWDDIWLNESLTSWLDRKTVDPFDTSWGFGLEQSTQSTLFALDTDALAATPPVRKPATTHDEVLGSFDNGTTYAKGSAIIDMFEAWLGEERMRDLLRGHIKKHEWGVATSEDFAATLSAAAGPDVARAFRSFIDQPGAPRIAAELQCQPGAPAKLKFTQERYVPAGSTASKDQTWSVPVCVRAGSGKTSERTCTLLTGATGELALPGKSCPSWFVLNAGGTGYYRSGYTREQLTRVLAAPTEALTVRERLALLADMEAGVRRGDLPLGDVLRYVPTTAKADHRLIMQRGARLLTFVHVDQLSNDESASYRNWVAAMYGPRARALGWEPKPGDDDAVKSLRPNLLGLAALRGEDPALVRDANRLVKAWLADRKSVHPEAVPLALMVAARNGDKAFFDTLVARARTTEDRTERSRVFTTLGAFRDPALMREALALVAGSEFDVRDTQPILVGAFSMPQTRALAWTFYQEHFDALASRMRSDEVAGLIGLVGTLCDEKTAAEAEAFLTPRAAKLENASLTLTRTMESIRLCAASSTLNAQSVRDFLKSQPIPAKSR; from the coding sequence ATGCGCTCGCTCCTCCCACTTGCACTCGCGGTCGCCGTCCTCCGCTGCGCCCATGCGCCCGAGGCGCCCCCCGCCGCTCCCGTGGCCGCCGCACCTGAGTGGCCCGAACCCCAGCCTACCGCGCTGCGGCTGCCCGACTCGGTCCGCCCCACGCGTTACGCGCTCGACCTGAAGCTGCTGCCCGCTGAGCCCACCTTCTCCGGCAGCGTCAGCATCGACGTGGACGTGAGCGAGCCGGTGCGCCAGGTCTGGCTGCACGGCCAGGACATGGAAATCACACAGGCCCGCATCGAAGCGGGAGGACGCACGCTGGAGGCCCGCGCCGTCACCGCCAGCGAAGGGCGGCTCGGGCTGCTGCTCCCCGAAACGCTCGCGCCAGGCAAGGCCCGCATCCACATCGCCTTCACCGGCAAGGTCGACCGCGAGCGCAGCCAGGGCCTCTACGCCGTGGAGGAAGGCGGCGAGCCCTACCTCTACACCTTCTTCGAGCCCGTCGACGCGCGCCGCGCCTTCCCCTGCTTCGACGAGCCGGGCTTCAAGGTGCCCTGGACGCTGCGCATCACCGCCAAGGAGGACCACGTCGCGCTCGCCAACCACCCCATCGTCTCGCGCGAGACGCTGCCGGACGGGCTGGCGCGCGTCACGTTCGCCGAGAGCAAGCCGATGCCCAGCTACCTCGTCGCGTTCGTGGTGGGCCCCTTCGACGTGGTGGACGCGGGCACCGCGGGCCGCAACGCCGCGCCGCTGCGCTTCATCGTGCCGCGCGGCCGGGGCGCGGAGACGGCCTACGCGGCCAGCGTCACGCCGCGCATCGTCACGCTGATTGAAGACTACTTCGACATGCCGTACCCGTACGAGAAGCTCGATGTCGCGGTGGTGCCGCGTTACTGGGGCACCATGGAGCACCCGGGCCTCGTCGCGCTCGGGCAGCCGCTGACGCTCATCCGCCCCGGCGAGGAGACGCTCGCGCGCCGCAAGTGGTACGTGAACATCGCAAACCACGAACTGGGGCACTACTGGTTCGGCAACATCGTCACCTGCCAGTGGTGGGACGACATCTGGCTCAACGAGTCGCTCACCTCGTGGCTGGACCGCAAGACGGTGGACCCCTTCGACACGAGCTGGGGCTTCGGGCTGGAGCAGAGCACCCAGTCCACGCTCTTCGCGTTGGACACGGACGCGCTCGCCGCCACCCCACCGGTGCGCAAGCCCGCCACCACGCATGACGAGGTGCTGGGCTCGTTCGACAACGGCACCACGTACGCCAAGGGCTCGGCCATCATCGACATGTTCGAGGCGTGGCTCGGCGAGGAGCGCATGCGCGACCTGCTGCGCGGCCACATCAAGAAGCATGAATGGGGCGTGGCCACGTCGGAGGACTTCGCCGCCACGCTGTCGGCCGCCGCGGGGCCGGACGTCGCGCGTGCCTTCCGCAGCTTCATCGACCAGCCCGGCGCGCCGCGCATCGCCGCCGAGCTGCAATGCCAGCCGGGGGCCCCCGCGAAGCTGAAGTTCACGCAGGAGCGCTACGTCCCCGCGGGCTCCACCGCCAGCAAGGACCAGACGTGGTCCGTGCCGGTGTGTGTGCGCGCGGGTTCCGGCAAGACGTCCGAGCGCACGTGCACGCTGCTCACCGGGGCCACGGGTGAGTTGGCGTTGCCCGGCAAGAGCTGCCCTTCCTGGTTCGTGCTCAACGCGGGCGGCACCGGCTACTACCGCTCCGGCTACACGCGCGAGCAGCTCACCCGCGTGCTGGCCGCGCCCACGGAAGCGTTGACGGTGCGCGAGCGGCTGGCCCTGTTGGCCGACATGGAGGCCGGGGTGCGCCGGGGAGACCTGCCCCTGGGCGACGTCCTGCGCTACGTGCCCACCACGGCCAAGGCGGACCACCGCCTCATCATGCAGCGCGGCGCCCGGCTGCTGACCTTCGTGCACGTGGACCAGCTGTCCAACGACGAGAGCGCGAGCTACCGGAACTGGGTGGCCGCGATGTACGGCCCTCGGGCCCGCGCGCTGGGCTGGGAGCCCAAGCCCGGTGACGACGACGCGGTGAAGTCGCTGCGACCCAACCTCCTGGGGCTGGCGGCGCTGCGCGGCGAGGACCCGGCCCTGGTCCGGGACGCGAACCGGCTGGTGAAGGCGTGGCTGGCGGACCGGAAGTCCGTCCACCCGGAGGCCGTTCCCCTCGCGCTGATGGTGGCGGCTCGGAACGGAGACAAGGCCTTCTTCGACACGCTGGTCGCGCGCGCCCGCACCACGGAGGACCGGACCGAGCGCAGCCGCGTCTTCACCACCCTGGGCGCCTTCCGGGACCCGGCGCTCATGCGCGAAGCACTCGCGCTGGTGGCCGGCAGCGAGTTCGACGTGCGCGACACCCAGCCCATCCTCGTGGGAGCCTTCTCGATGCCGCAGACGCGGGCACTCGCCTGGACGTTCTACCAGGAGCACTTCGACGCGCTCGCCAGCCGGATGCGCTCGGACGAAGTCGCCGGGCTCATCGGACTGGTGGGCACGCTGTGCGACGAGAAGACCGCCGCCGAGGCGGAAGCCTTCCTCACCCCCCGCGCGGCGAAGCTGGAGAACGCGTCTCTCACCCTCACCCGCACCATGGAGTCCATCCGCCTCTGCGCCGCGTCCAGCACGCTGAACGCGCAGAGCGTCAGGGACTTCTTGAAGAGCCAGCCGATCCCCGCGAAGTCCCGCTGA
- a CDS encoding Uma2 family endonuclease, whose amino-acid sequence MGRPTDEGGAAFPRAPSQDAWDRMSPEERARVVESLPAEVTYAEMAPPEGDRHQWAKLRALDVLRGYFGHQRRTAYVGSELPVYYPDERRFAPDLLVVFDVGAHPREKWLVSHEGRGLDWVMEVHVGGDRKKDAEFNVRRYARLGIPEYFIYDRSRERLEAYTLESPGAGVYVRMEPTQGRYVSRVLGLELELVGDRLRFWAGNALLMESDELIVRMRERITWLEQRADEEAHLREDEVRRREEESRRREDAERRVAELQAELERVRASQK is encoded by the coding sequence ATGGGACGGCCTACTGACGAAGGAGGGGCTGCCTTCCCCCGGGCGCCCTCACAGGATGCGTGGGACAGGATGAGTCCGGAGGAGCGGGCGCGGGTGGTGGAGTCCCTGCCGGCGGAAGTGACGTATGCGGAGATGGCGCCGCCCGAAGGGGACCGGCACCAGTGGGCAAAGCTTCGGGCGTTGGATGTGCTTCGGGGGTACTTCGGCCACCAGCGGCGCACGGCGTACGTCGGCTCGGAGCTGCCGGTGTACTACCCGGATGAGCGGCGCTTCGCGCCAGACTTGCTGGTCGTCTTCGACGTGGGCGCCCACCCGCGGGAGAAGTGGCTCGTCAGCCATGAGGGCCGCGGGCTGGACTGGGTGATGGAGGTCCACGTCGGGGGCGACCGGAAGAAGGACGCCGAATTCAACGTGCGGCGCTATGCCCGGCTCGGAATTCCTGAGTACTTCATCTACGACCGGTCCCGGGAGCGGCTGGAGGCCTACACGCTGGAGTCACCCGGCGCAGGCGTCTACGTGCGGATGGAGCCGACGCAGGGACGCTATGTCTCGCGGGTGCTGGGGCTGGAGTTGGAGTTGGTGGGGGACCGGCTCCGGTTCTGGGCTGGAAACGCGCTCTTGATGGAGTCCGACGAACTCATCGTCCGGATGCGGGAGCGCATCACGTGGCTCGAACAGCGCGCGGATGAGGAGGCCCACCTGCGAGAAGATGAAGTCCGGCGCCGAGAAGAAGAGTCCCGGCGCAGAGAAGACGCGGAGCGGCGCGTGGCCGAACTCCAGGCCGAGCTGGAGCGGGTCCGGGCCTCCCAGAAGTAG
- a CDS encoding ComF family protein: protein MLKALLDVLYPPSCLACTKVLPGPEGFFCETCDTAVERLPPACCRTCAEPGTFPGDTCPRCRAAPPPFTRAWAPFAHEGPLARAIHRFKYEDHPNLAGPLGELLAGEARSFLSRAPDLVVALPLHTRRYHARKYDQAQLLAGALAKATGRKAPVGLLTRHRETQRQVGLSEAERANNVAGAFAASSRVSGQRVLLVDDVFTTGATARAAASALLEAGAVQVEMLTLARAFSLE from the coding sequence GTGCTGAAAGCCCTGCTGGATGTGCTCTATCCCCCTTCGTGCCTCGCGTGCACGAAGGTGCTGCCGGGCCCCGAGGGCTTCTTCTGCGAGACGTGCGACACCGCGGTGGAGCGGCTTCCTCCCGCGTGCTGCCGCACCTGCGCGGAGCCCGGCACGTTTCCTGGGGACACGTGTCCCCGGTGCCGTGCCGCCCCGCCGCCCTTCACTCGCGCCTGGGCGCCCTTCGCGCACGAGGGGCCCCTGGCGCGCGCCATCCACCGGTTCAAGTACGAGGACCACCCCAATCTCGCGGGCCCTCTGGGAGAGTTGCTGGCGGGCGAGGCGCGAAGCTTCCTCAGCCGTGCACCCGATCTGGTGGTCGCGTTGCCGCTGCACACGCGGCGATATCACGCGCGTAAGTACGACCAGGCGCAGTTGCTGGCGGGCGCGCTGGCGAAGGCCACGGGGCGCAAGGCGCCCGTGGGATTGCTGACGCGGCACCGTGAGACACAGCGGCAGGTGGGCCTGAGCGAGGCGGAGCGGGCGAACAACGTCGCGGGGGCGTTCGCCGCGTCTTCCCGTGTCTCGGGGCAGCGTGTGCTGCTGGTGGACGATGTGTTCACCACCGGAGCCACCGCCAGGGCGGCGGCCTCGGCCCTGCTCGAAGCGGGCGCCGTCCAGGTGGAGATGCTGACGCTGGCGCGGGCCTTCAGCCTGGAGTGA
- the gpmI gene encoding 2,3-bisphosphoglycerate-independent phosphoglycerate mutase, producing MTPAHKVLLCILDGWGIRQERDNNAIVLAGTPHLDKLASPYPFTELQTAGLAVGLPEGQMGNSEVGHTNIGAGRIVYQDLVRINRAAESGELAQNPVLRAALDGVKADGKALHLLGLVSPGGVHSSMDHLFALLKAAKERNVAHVYVHAFLDGRDTPPQSALGYVEELERFLHETHTGRIATVTGRFYAMDRDKRWDRVHQAYEALVFGRGPKAPDALSAIRASYAEKVTDEFVKPTVLAGGDGTPVGRIQDGDAVLFFNFRADRARELTQALAFPEFKEFDRGGLRLGRYVCMTQYDETFKLPALFEPDQPQDIFPELLSRQGLRQFRTAETEKYAHVTFFFNGGREVVYAGEDRHLVPSPRDVKTYDLKPEMSAYEVTAELVKRLDSGKYDFALVNFANPDMVGHSGRLDAAMKAVKAVDECLGALGKACERNGWVLAISADHGNCEQMVDLETGEPHTAHTLNPVPFHLIHPDFRGQKLRPGILADIAPTLCKVMGLPQSKEMNRQGLLP from the coding sequence ATGACGCCCGCGCACAAGGTCCTGCTCTGCATCCTGGATGGTTGGGGTATCCGCCAGGAGCGTGACAACAACGCCATCGTCCTGGCCGGCACGCCGCACCTCGACAAGCTGGCGAGCCCCTACCCCTTCACCGAGCTGCAGACGGCGGGTCTGGCCGTGGGCCTGCCCGAGGGGCAGATGGGCAACTCCGAGGTAGGCCACACCAACATCGGCGCCGGGCGAATCGTCTACCAGGACCTGGTGCGCATCAATCGCGCCGCGGAGTCCGGAGAGCTGGCGCAGAACCCCGTGCTTCGCGCGGCCCTCGACGGAGTGAAGGCGGACGGCAAGGCCCTGCACCTGCTGGGGCTGGTGTCGCCCGGCGGCGTCCATTCGTCCATGGACCACCTGTTCGCGCTGCTCAAGGCCGCGAAGGAACGCAACGTGGCCCATGTCTACGTGCACGCCTTCCTGGACGGGCGTGACACGCCGCCGCAGAGCGCCCTGGGCTACGTGGAGGAGCTGGAGCGCTTCCTCCACGAGACGCACACCGGCCGCATCGCCACCGTGACCGGGCGCTTCTACGCCATGGACCGCGACAAGCGCTGGGACCGGGTGCACCAGGCCTATGAGGCGCTGGTGTTCGGCCGCGGGCCCAAGGCGCCGGATGCGTTGAGCGCCATCCGCGCGTCCTACGCGGAGAAGGTCACCGACGAGTTCGTGAAGCCCACGGTGCTGGCCGGCGGTGACGGCACGCCGGTGGGCCGCATCCAGGACGGCGACGCGGTGCTCTTCTTCAACTTCCGCGCGGACCGGGCGCGGGAGCTGACGCAGGCCCTGGCGTTCCCAGAGTTCAAGGAGTTCGACCGGGGCGGGCTGCGACTGGGCCGCTACGTCTGCATGACCCAGTACGACGAGACGTTCAAGCTGCCGGCGCTCTTCGAGCCGGACCAGCCGCAGGACATCTTCCCGGAACTGCTGTCGCGCCAGGGGCTGCGCCAGTTCCGCACGGCGGAGACGGAGAAGTACGCGCACGTCACGTTCTTCTTCAACGGCGGCCGAGAGGTCGTCTACGCGGGCGAGGACCGGCACCTGGTGCCCAGCCCGCGCGACGTGAAGACGTACGACTTGAAGCCGGAGATGTCCGCCTACGAAGTCACGGCCGAGCTGGTGAAGCGGCTCGACTCCGGGAAGTACGACTTCGCGCTGGTGAACTTCGCCAACCCGGACATGGTGGGCCACAGCGGCCGGCTGGACGCGGCGATGAAGGCGGTGAAGGCGGTGGATGAATGCCTGGGCGCGCTGGGCAAGGCGTGCGAGCGCAACGGCTGGGTGCTGGCCATCTCCGCCGACCACGGCAACTGCGAGCAGATGGTGGACCTGGAGACGGGCGAGCCCCACACCGCGCACACGCTCAACCCGGTGCCCTTCCACCTCATCCACCCGGACTTCCGAGGGCAGAAGCTGCGCCCGGGCATCCTCGCGGACATCGCGCCCACCCTGTGCAAGGTGATGGGACTGCCGCAGTCCAAGGAGATGAACCGTCAGGGCCTGCTGCCGTGA
- a CDS encoding GNAT family N-acetyltransferase has protein sequence MEANQVEHMTYLARSLPGAIVKDTPGLLLVDSGLPCNTFNVVCRARLERHEADARIAAAVSHFRDKAFPFAWWVGPDAAPEDLDARLSAHGLANAEQELGMSMDLSRLPGLTLPSGLCIRRAEDEHTLADFARVVAANWEPADPHVLDFYARTAHVALAPDSPIRFFVGYLDGEAVAASECHRAWGVAGLYSVATVRHARRRGIGAALTLAPLLDAREAGYRTATLQASAQGQGVYSRLGFVPQGTFREYQ, from the coding sequence ATGGAAGCCAATCAGGTGGAGCACATGACCTATCTGGCGCGAAGCCTCCCCGGCGCCATCGTGAAGGACACTCCCGGGCTGCTGCTCGTCGACTCCGGGTTGCCCTGCAACACCTTCAACGTGGTGTGCCGGGCCCGGCTTGAGCGCCACGAAGCGGACGCGCGCATCGCCGCCGCCGTCTCCCACTTCCGGGACAAGGCCTTTCCCTTCGCATGGTGGGTGGGACCGGACGCCGCGCCCGAAGACCTGGACGCCCGCCTGTCGGCGCACGGTCTGGCGAACGCCGAGCAGGAGCTAGGCATGTCCATGGACCTCTCCCGGCTGCCAGGACTCACGCTGCCCTCGGGGCTATGCATCCGCCGCGCCGAGGACGAACACACCCTGGCGGACTTCGCCCGCGTCGTCGCGGCGAACTGGGAGCCCGCCGACCCACACGTGCTGGACTTCTACGCGAGGACGGCGCACGTGGCACTCGCACCCGACAGTCCCATCCGCTTCTTCGTGGGCTACCTGGACGGCGAGGCGGTCGCCGCCAGTGAGTGCCACCGGGCGTGGGGGGTCGCGGGCCTCTACTCGGTGGCCACTGTGCGGCACGCTCGGCGACGAGGCATTGGCGCGGCGCTCACGCTGGCACCCCTGCTGGATGCCCGGGAGGCGGGCTACCGGACAGCCACCCTCCAGGCGTCCGCGCAGGGCCAGGGCGTCTATTCCCGGCTGGGTTTCGTACCTCAGGGGACCTTCCGCGAGTATCAATAG
- a CDS encoding RNA ligase RtcB family protein produces the protein MRTDASTETLPTSAPQAPVRVIASAQSWVEGEAVRQLEAMARLPGMKLAVGLPDLHPGKGAPVGAAFTSEGFLYPYLVGSDIGCGMGLWNVDLLARKAKPERWAGKLDLEGPWTGDTEGFLQEHGVKSSGYEAALGTVGGGNHFAELQRVDAVHDAKVFSALGLEADRLLLLVHSGSRGLGEAILRAHVDRHAAGGLADDSPEAQTYLTRHDHAVAWGRANRALVARRMLDGIGAMGQRVLDVCHNSVTPRRDTGRTQWLHRKGAAPSDEGPVVIPGSRGALSYLVIPTGESHTSAHSLAHGAGRKWTRSAARERMRERFTAESLTRTAFKSHVVCENKDLLFEEAPPAYKPIDRVVTDLVEAGLVRVVATLAPVLTYKTRARPE, from the coding sequence ATGCGCACTGACGCCTCTACTGAAACGCTCCCCACTTCCGCGCCGCAGGCGCCCGTGCGTGTCATCGCCTCCGCCCAGTCCTGGGTGGAAGGCGAGGCGGTGCGGCAACTCGAAGCCATGGCCCGCTTGCCAGGCATGAAGCTGGCGGTGGGCCTCCCGGACCTGCATCCCGGCAAGGGTGCTCCGGTGGGCGCGGCCTTCACCTCCGAAGGCTTTCTCTATCCCTATCTGGTCGGCAGTGACATCGGCTGTGGCATGGGCCTGTGGAACGTGGACCTGCTGGCACGTAAAGCCAAGCCCGAGCGTTGGGCAGGCAAGTTGGACCTGGAAGGCCCGTGGACGGGTGACACGGAAGGTTTCCTCCAGGAGCACGGCGTGAAGTCCTCGGGCTACGAGGCCGCGCTGGGCACGGTGGGCGGCGGCAACCACTTCGCGGAGTTGCAGCGGGTGGACGCGGTCCATGACGCGAAGGTCTTCAGCGCCCTGGGCCTGGAGGCGGACCGCTTGCTGCTCCTGGTGCACTCCGGTTCACGCGGTCTCGGTGAAGCGATTCTCCGGGCCCACGTGGACCGGCACGCGGCGGGCGGGCTCGCGGACGACTCACCCGAGGCGCAGACCTACCTCACGCGCCATGACCACGCGGTGGCCTGGGGCCGGGCCAATCGGGCCCTGGTGGCGCGGCGGATGCTGGACGGCATCGGCGCGATGGGCCAGCGAGTCCTCGACGTGTGCCACAACAGTGTCACCCCTCGGCGTGACACGGGACGGACGCAGTGGCTGCACCGCAAGGGCGCGGCGCCGTCCGACGAAGGGCCGGTGGTGATTCCCGGCAGCCGGGGCGCGCTCAGCTACCTGGTGATTCCCACCGGAGAGAGCCACACCAGCGCGCACAGCCTGGCGCATGGCGCGGGCCGCAAGTGGACGCGCTCCGCCGCCCGGGAGCGCATGCGCGAGCGCTTCACCGCGGAGTCCCTCACCCGCACCGCCTTCAAGAGCCACGTGGTGTGTGAGAACAAGGACCTCCTCTTCGAGGAGGCGCCGCCCGCGTACAAGCCCATCGACCGCGTGGTGACGGACCTGGTGGAAGCGGGGCTGGTCCGAGTGGTGGCCACCCTGGCGCCCGTCCTCACGTACAAGACGCGCGCCCGGCCGGAGTAG
- a CDS encoding 23S rRNA (pseudouridine(1915)-N(3))-methyltransferase RlmH has translation MKVRLLSIGKDRSGLYEPAVQEYARRLGHYTRFELVELAEASGKRLKPGDAKAAEAEAILSKRKPQDWLVALDERGSLLDSVELSRYVGKAQTGAKDLLFVIGGDEGLDTRVRDAANLTLSLSKMTLPHRLARVVLIEQLYRAFTILKGEPYHK, from the coding sequence GTGAAGGTCCGGCTCCTCTCCATCGGCAAGGACCGCTCGGGCCTGTATGAGCCCGCGGTCCAGGAGTACGCCCGGCGCCTGGGCCACTACACCCGCTTCGAGTTGGTGGAACTGGCGGAGGCCAGCGGCAAGCGGCTCAAGCCCGGCGACGCGAAGGCCGCCGAGGCCGAGGCGATTCTCTCCAAGCGCAAGCCGCAGGACTGGCTGGTGGCCCTGGACGAGCGCGGCTCACTGCTCGACTCCGTCGAGTTGAGCCGCTACGTCGGCAAGGCCCAGACGGGCGCCAAGGACCTGCTGTTCGTCATCGGCGGGGATGAGGGGCTCGACACACGCGTGCGGGACGCGGCGAACCTCACGCTGTCCCTGTCGAAGATGACGCTGCCTCACCGGCTGGCGCGCGTGGTGCTCATCGAACAGCTCTACCGCGCGTTCACCATCCTCAAGGGCGAGCCGTACCACAAGTAG
- the rsfS gene encoding ribosome silencing factor: protein MATKKKTTAKKTTTRAPAARKKTVSGKTPAKKKAPAAKKSAAKAPAKAPAKKKKAKLPVALTQKVGPAENPAAKALAHRIGNLLVDKKAQDVVILDVRGMTSYADYFVIASAETDRQVSAMAENVQVQLKTGEGNLRPIGTEGFETGQWVLLDYGEVVAHLFLTDLRAHYDLEGLWADASREKLA, encoded by the coding sequence ATGGCCACGAAGAAGAAGACGACCGCGAAAAAGACCACCACCCGGGCCCCGGCGGCCCGGAAGAAGACGGTATCGGGCAAGACGCCCGCGAAGAAGAAGGCCCCCGCAGCCAAGAAGTCGGCGGCGAAGGCCCCCGCCAAGGCGCCCGCGAAGAAGAAGAAAGCGAAGCTCCCAGTTGCCCTGACCCAGAAGGTGGGTCCCGCGGAGAACCCGGCCGCCAAGGCGCTGGCGCACCGCATCGGCAACCTGCTGGTGGACAAGAAGGCGCAGGACGTCGTCATCCTCGACGTGCGCGGGATGACGTCCTACGCGGACTACTTCGTCATCGCCTCCGCGGAGACGGACCGCCAGGTGAGCGCCATGGCGGAGAACGTCCAGGTGCAGCTCAAGACGGGCGAAGGCAACCTGCGTCCCATCGGCACCGAGGGCTTCGAGACGGGCCAGTGGGTGCTGCTCGACTACGGCGAGGTGGTGGCGCACCTGTTCCTCACGGACCTGCGCGCGCACTACGACCTGGAAGGCCTCTGGGCCGACGCGTCCCGGGAGAAGCTGGCCTGA
- a CDS encoding tetratricopeptide repeat protein codes for MCGAPYRTLGNTEAVLYLLVSMSDARLEQFKKMVADFPDSPMSHFSLGKLYLERRQYPEAAQALESAVRLDPTYAAAMVALGDAWAGAGESDKAREVLGRAREHALAQGHPGLAEEIDERIADLS; via the coding sequence ATGTGCGGCGCACCCTACCGCACCCTTGGCAACACGGAAGCGGTCCTCTATCTGCTGGTGTCCATGAGCGACGCCCGGCTGGAACAGTTCAAGAAGATGGTGGCGGATTTCCCGGACTCCCCCATGAGCCATTTCTCCCTCGGGAAGCTGTACCTGGAGCGGCGGCAGTACCCCGAGGCCGCCCAAGCCCTGGAGTCCGCCGTCCGGCTGGACCCCACCTATGCGGCCGCCATGGTGGCCCTGGGGGATGCCTGGGCGGGGGCGGGGGAGTCCGACAAGGCGCGCGAGGTGCTGGGCCGGGCCCGGGAGCACGCCCTGGCCCAGGGGCACCCGGGGCTCGCCGAGGAAATCGACGAGCGCATCGCGGACCTGTCGTAG
- a CDS encoding TetR family transcriptional regulator, with product MNLRPLALLLSLLLAMPGQAASGLEAVRGRAQSARAETRSLRGQQQALRDELNGLAARIETLKAQRQGRLMAGTELEDALRRSQELSGQLTGLAQAVVAAEGEAERAHLALHTALSDELTRLLAAWEGTADRGQREKLLEAVRSVRAEREAIRAALPASQVPSLNKATAGGDDPEDLLAQADTLRDTRDKVRERLKALRGRITEVREERDLDRRMNDFLGEESMFDDQDRRLRLRMGSDRTLQVERSVPGPSAPTFQGDSPDDSPPNVGGRPDEGVDPGRPPYPTQLSARATDRRPQVETQRAQDLASGGPVDLAAMEAEAARLETLAGELEGRATKLERRAQEMGVP from the coding sequence ATGAATCTCCGCCCCCTCGCGCTCCTGCTGAGCCTGCTGCTGGCCATGCCCGGTCAGGCCGCGTCTGGGCTGGAGGCGGTGCGGGGACGGGCCCAGTCGGCTCGCGCGGAGACGCGCTCGCTGCGGGGTCAGCAGCAGGCCCTGCGCGACGAGCTCAACGGGCTTGCGGCACGCATCGAAACGCTGAAGGCGCAGCGCCAGGGCCGGCTGATGGCGGGGACGGAGCTGGAGGACGCGCTGCGGCGTTCGCAGGAGCTGAGCGGTCAGCTCACCGGGCTGGCGCAGGCCGTCGTCGCGGCGGAGGGCGAAGCGGAGCGCGCCCACCTGGCCCTGCACACGGCGCTGTCGGACGAGCTGACGCGGCTGCTCGCGGCGTGGGAAGGCACGGCGGACCGGGGCCAGCGGGAGAAGCTGTTGGAGGCGGTGCGCTCGGTTCGCGCCGAGCGGGAAGCCATCCGCGCCGCCCTGCCCGCGTCCCAGGTGCCCTCGCTGAACAAAGCCACCGCGGGCGGTGATGACCCCGAGGATTTGCTGGCCCAGGCGGACACGCTCCGCGATACCCGGGACAAGGTGCGCGAGCGGCTGAAGGCGCTGCGCGGCCGCATCACCGAGGTGCGCGAGGAGCGCGACCTGGACCGGCGCATGAACGACTTCCTCGGCGAGGAGTCGATGTTCGACGACCAGGACCGGCGGCTGCGCCTGCGCATGGGGAGCGACCGGACGCTGCAGGTGGAGCGCTCCGTGCCAGGCCCCAGTGCGCCTACCTTCCAGGGTGACAGCCCCGACGATTCGCCCCCCAACGTGGGCGGACGCCCCGATGAAGGTGTCGACCCGGGCCGCCCCCCCTATCCGACGCAGTTGTCGGCCCGGGCCACGGACCGGCGGCCCCAGGTCGAAACGCAGCGCGCCCAGGACCTGGCGTCGGGCGGCCCCGTGGACCTGGCGGCGATGGAGGCCGAGGCCGCGCGGCTGGAGACGCTGGCCGGGGAACTGGAAGGCCGCGCCACGAAGCTGGAACGGCGCGCGCAGGAGATGGGCGTCCCCTGA